Genomic segment of Glutamicibacter sp. JL.03c:
GGTTGGCGGACTGAACGCGGCGGCGGCCAAGAAGAAGGCCAAGGCCGGAGATGGTTCAGAGGTGATGCAACGGCAACCGGACAAGGAAGTGCGAGCATTCCCTGCCCAGTTCGACGGGGAATTCTCGCCTGAGGATGTAGAAGCCTCGCAGCTGAGCCACGGCGATCTGGTGGTGGCCTCCTTCAGCCAGGACCCCTACGGCGATTTTGTGATCACCGGCGTGGTGACCGAAGCCGAAAACGACCGCTGCTACCTGATGGTAGGCCCATGGATCTTGCAGACGGCACAGGGCAATGCCCAGCGCCTGCTCAAGATCCAGCTCGTTGCCGGCAACGGGACCCACCTCGCACCGGTGCCAACCCGCCGCGGCCTGGTAGAAGTCGACGGCCTGGCCTAGCGGCTAGTGGTCCTCAAGGCCTCACCCAAGATCCGGCCTGCCTCGTCGAATGCGCCGGGATTCGGACCGGAGTAGTTCAGCCGCAGGTATTGGCCGGATTCCTCGGCGGGGAACCAGCTGGCACCCGGCGCGATCGCCAAGCGGCGCGCCTCGCACTCCTTCTCCAAACGGCGAAGATCAGTCCCATCGGGAAGCTGAACCCACAGGTTCAAACCTCCCTGCGGGATTTGTTGCAGGTGGGCTTCGGGGACATGGCGGGTCAGGGCATCAATGAGCAGATCACGGCGGCTTTCTAGCTGTTGGCGTAGCGATCTCAGGTGGGTTCGCCAGCCGGGCTGGCTGACCACATCCAGGGCCACTGCCTGCAGCGGACCGCTGACATACATCGATTGCGCCTGATGATCCGCCAAGACCCGTTCGCGCGCCGGTCCGCGGGCGATCAGCCCGGCGACACGCACCGCAGGGGAAACGCTTTTGGTCAGCGAACGCAGGTACAGAACGTGGCCGTTATCCTCTCGTGCCGCGAGCGGAGATGAGTCGGCATTGATCCCGAAGTCCTTGGCCCAGTCATCTTCGATAAGGAATGCGCCCCGTTTCTTGATGATTTCAAGCACCCGCTCTGATACGTCCGGACTCCACTGAACCCCGGTGGGATTGGCGAAATTAGGATGCGCATAGAACGCCCTTGCGCCGGTGCGTTCAAAGGCAAGATCCAGCTCGTGGGTATCAGGTCCGCAGGGTCCTGCCGGAATGGGAATCAGGCTCACGCCGACTTGAGCCGCGGCGAGAATGGCTCCCCAATAGGTCGGCGATTCGATGAGCATCGGCTGCCCTTCGCCAACCAGAGCTCTGAAGACTGATCCAAGTCCGCTTTGGCTGCCGGGCAGGACAATGACGTCCCTCGCACTTGGCGGGCTGAGGCCCGGCAGCGTTTGTTCTGCGAGCTCTTGGGCAAACCATGACTGGAGTTCTGGCAGTCCCGCCGGTTCTGTCCTTTGGAGCACGGATTCGCTGCGTGCGACCCGGCTGAAAGCGGCCTTGACCAATCTTTCGGGCAGCAGCTCGCGGTCCGGATATCCCGAATGGAGCGCAATAAAGTCGTTGGGCAGCGTGCGCTGGCTGGCGTGAACCGGCGGGAGCTTTTGCCGGGGAATACCCAACGCGGCAGTTTGCCATCCGTAGTCGTACGGCCGGGCGATCGGCGCGGCGCGGACAAAAGTTCCAATGCCGGGACGTGACTCGATAAGACCTTGCGCGATGAGTGTCCGCAGGGCTTTTTGCACGGTCACCGGACTGAGCGAATGTTGCGCAACCAGTTGTCGGGTTGACGGCAGCTGGGTCCCCGCAGGCGCTTGCGTGATCCAGTCCCGCAGTATCAATACCAGGTTTTCACTGCTACTGTTAATCATGAAGCATCATAGTACCGCTACTCTAACTACGTGCCAACCGCTACTGAACACCCCAGCCGGGTTGCTCTGGGGTTCGCTCGGGGTTCTCGCCTTTTCGTTCACGGTTCCCATGACCCGCATTGCCGTGGCGAATGAGGGCATGGATCCGATATTCGTCGGCGCCGGAAGGGCGGTCATCGCCGCCATCCTTGCCGCGATCGCGCTTTGGACTACGAAACAAGAACGCCCGAATGCCTCTCAATGGCTGCGCCTGTCGGTGGTTGCCTTCGGAGTGGTGCTTGGCTTTCCGCTGCTGACTTCATTTGCCATGGCCAGCGTGCCAGCGAACCACGGAGCCGTGGTCATCGCCATCCTTCCCGCAGCTACAGCGGTGGCCGCGGTAATTCGCACGAAGGAACGTACCAAGGCATCTTTCTGGTATGCAGCAGCTATCGGGGCGCTGGCGGCCGTAGTCTTCGCAGTGATCAGTGGCGGGGGACTGGCAGGACTCCAACCCGCGGATCTTCTGCTCCTGGCAGCGGTGGTCGTGTGCGGCATCGGTTATGCCGAAGGAGGACTGCTCGCCCGTGAACTAGGTGCATGGCAGACGATTTCCTGGGCCTTGGTCCTTGCTTCGCCGCTGATGCTGGTCTTGAGTTTGACGAGCCTCCATCACCAAGCTCCTGCCAGCGGACCAGCGGGATGGGGTGCCTTCGCCTTTTTGGGTTTCATCAGCATGTTCTTGGGTTTTGTCGCCTGGTACCGCGGATTGGCCATCGGACCGATGTCGCAGGTCAGCCAGGTGCAACTGGTGCAGCCCGTGCTGACAATCCTTTGGGCCGCCTTGCTGCTGGGCGAAAACATCGGCTGGAGCACAATCGCCGGAGGCACTGTGGTCATCTGTTGCGCTTTGCTAGCTATCCGTTCCCGGGCCACCACTGCCACCACTGATGCGTCCGGCACCATCGCTGCTTCAGCAAAGTAGACATCTGCATCTGACACGATAGGAACATCTGACCTAGAGAGAGGTACCCGTGAACACTTTTACCGGTTTGAGCGCATTTCCGCTCACTCCTCTACATGATGACGAAGTGGATGAGTCTTCGTTTATCGCCATCGTCCAGCGGCTTTGCGCTGCAGGGGTCGATTCGATCACCGCCCTTGGTTCAACTGGCTCTTATATGTATCTGAGCCGAGAAGAACGAGCACGAGTTGCAGAACTGGCGGTAGAACATTCGACTAATATCCCAGTGATCATCGGCGTGGGCGCAATGCGCTCCTCGCAGATGCTGATGAATATCGACGATGCCAAGGCCGCAGGAGCCCAAGGCGTCTTGCTTGCTCCTGTGGGGTATCAGAAGATGAGCGATTCTGAAGTTCTCGACTTGTATCGGGCTGCGACTGACCACAGCGACTTGCCAGTGATCGTCTACGACAATCCGGGGACAACGCACTTTACTTTCAGCAATGATCTATATGCACGAATTGCCGCGCTGCCGGGAATCGCGTCAATCAAGGTTCCAGGAGTGCCTGATGATCCCGAGAAGGCCAAAGACCACATTGCGGCGATTCGCGACGTCTTGCCCGCACACGTCACCATTGGTGTTTCCGGTGATGCCTTCGGCGCCTCGGGGCTGATTGCCGGATGCGACGCCTGGTACACCGCGGTCGGCGGGACCCTTCCACAACCCATGTTGGCGATTACCCGTGCAGCTCAATCGGGTGATCACCCGAGAGCTCTGGCTGCATCCCGTGATCTTCAGCCGTTGTGGTCGCTATTCACTGACTTCGGCGGAAGCCTGAGGGTCAGCGCGGCGATTGCAGAGCACTTCGGTTTGGCGCAATTCGACTGCTTGCCCAAGCCTATTCGAGGCCTGGATGATACCCAACGCCGGAAGCTGATCAAGGTTCTGCTGGACCTGGGATTGGATGAGACGGTCTCCGGGTAGGGACACAATCCGTTCGTTGAGGCGATGTTGTCCTGGCGCAGTTTTCCGTGACTGGCAACTATTAGGGGAGCGCCGCCTATGGTGGGAAGGCAGATTCGCTCGTAGCATGAGAACGGATGAAAGAGACATCAATCCGAGGCGCAAGGAGTCGGGCATGGGGCGAATCAGCAGGTTTGATCATATCGGTATTACCGTGGCGAATCTTGACGAGGTCACCAGATTCTTCGTCGCATTGGGCCTGAGCGTCGATGGGCGAGCCGATGGCCTGGAAGGCGAATTCCTGGAAACCGTTTGCGGCATCCCGGACTCCCGCACGAACATCGTGATGTTGAAGGCCCCGGATAGCGACGTGGGAATCGAGCTTTCCAGTTTTGAAAAGCCCGCGCATGGACCCGGGCAGCCCGAGGCCATGGCCAACGAACTGGGATTGCGATCCCTGGCCTTCGAAGTGGACGACCTGCGGGCTGCAGTGGCCGATCTGGAAAGTCAAGGTTATGGACTGATCGGCGGGATTGGCGAACACGAAGAGGTCTGGGCCATGGCTTATGTCCGTGGCCCTGAAGGGCTAATCGTCGCACTGGCACAGCGCCTGTGAAAAGTGGTTAAAGAGCATCGGCGTCCGATGTCATTCACGAGACATCGGACGCCAACAATTAGCTAGGCGGAGGCTTTCTTCAGTGATTTCTCACTGATGGGAGCATTGTCGCTGGCACGCAGCTTCCGGAAGTACTCCATGGCTTCGTCCTGGCGTTCGGCTTCACCGCCGGAGGAAATGTCGGCCCGCAGGTGGTCCTGGGTGTAGCCGAAAGCATCAACCAGGTCCTGCGCGTGTGGACGCAGACGGGCGAGCAAGCGGTTGATGTAGCCAGGAAGCGTCCGTGCACGCTGCATCGACAGGTGGCCGTTGGCCAGGAACCAGCCGAGGTCCTCTTCAATGAGCGTCAGCGTGAATACGTCGCGCAGCCAAGTCAGCACTTCTGCGGTGACTGGGTCCGAGATTTTCTCCAGCGCGGCGGTAAATGCTTCCCACCGCAAAAGTTGGCCGTGGTCGCGAGCCGCGGAAATCAGCAGCTCCTGGTTGTCGTTGAAGGCCTGGGCGGACTTGGCTGGATCCTTTCCGGCGGCGCGAAGCGCGTTGGCCACTTCTGCGACCTTGGCATTGATCCGGTCGGTGAGCAATGCACGCTGATTGGCTGAATCCTTGAAGAAGTTCGCGCTCTTGCGTTCATCCGAGATGTCAACCAATGCTTGGCCGACACTGCGCAGCCCCGAACGGTGCAAGGCGGTGTTTCCGACTTGCTTTGCTGCATACAGCGCCATGGCTCCGGTATCCAGCTTGCGGAATTCGGCAGCGTAGTCGGTGAGCAGGCGCTTTCCCACGAGCTGCAACAGCACATTGTTGTCGCCCTCGAAGGTGACGTAGACATCCAGATCTTGGTAGAGCTGGGTGAACCGGTTCTTGGCAATGAATCCGGAACCGCCGCAAGCTTCACGGCATTCCTGCAACGTATCCAAAGCATCCCACGTGCTCAATGGCTTCAAGGCGGCCGCCAGGGTTTCCAAATCCTGACGGTCGGCATCGCTGTCGGCGCGTCCTGAGAAAACGGCATCAAATTTATCGAGCAGCCCGTCATGGGCGAAGGAAGAAGCATAGGTGCGCGCCAGACGGGTAATCAGGCGACGCTGGTGACGCTGGTAATCCAGGAGAGTGGTTTCCTCGGTGTCCGAAGTCGAGTTGAACTGCCGGCGCTGGTTGCCATAGGTCACAGCAATCTGCAGGCCGATCTTCGAAGCGCTGGTCGCTGCACCATCCAGGGAAACTCGACCCTGCACCAACGTGCCGAGCATGGTGAAGAAGCGGCGGCCCGGCGAAGGGATAGGCGAGCTGTAGGAACCGTCAGCGGCGACATTGCCGTAGCGGTTGAGCAGGTTGGTGCGTGGAACGCGCACATTGGTGAAATGCAGTCGTCCGTTGTCGATGCCGTTCAGCCCGCCTTTGAGGCCATCGTCTCCGCCGCCGATGCCCGGCAGGAAGTTGCCCTGCTCATCGCGGATCGGTACGTAGAAGCAGTGGACGCCATGATTCACGCCCTTGGTGATGAGTTGCGCGAAAACGGTTGCCGCTTTGCCATGCAATGCGGCGTTGCCCAGGTACTCTTTCCAGGTTGCCTTAAACGGGGTGTGGACGATGAATTCTTCGGTTTCCTCGTCGTAGGTTGCGGTGGTGGCCACCGAAGCCACATCCGAGCCGTGGCCGATCTCGGTCATGGCGAAAGCACCTGGGGTTTTCAGGCTCATGGCATCTGGAAGCCACTTGGCGTGGTGCTCTTCGGTGCCCAGATGCAGAATGGCTCCGGCGAAGAGCCCCCATTGGACACCGGCCTTGATCTGGAGGGAAGGGTCGGCGGCAACTAGTTCCTCGAAAGAGGCGATGGACCCGCCGTGGTCGTCATAGCCACCGAATTTTGTCGGGAATGCCCGCTGAACGGCTTCCTCGTTAACCAGGAGGCCTAGCTGGCCCAAGACACGTTCGCGGTGCTCGTCCATGCCCAGCTGCGGATCACGCTGAAGCTCAGGTCGGGCGGCGCGAGCACGGGAGGCCTTGCGGATTTCGGCGTAAGGGCCGAGCAGCTGTTCGGCCAGATCGGTGACGTTGATGCGGTTCTCGCTCATGACGTGCCTTTCATTCTGTGTTGAGTCGGATGTTGATGCTTTGTTTCTCATGCGTTCTTCACGTCGGAAGTCGAGGCGATGCCGTAGGCCAACCAGTTGGTCAATTCCTGGGCCATGGTTTCGAGATTCGGCTTTGAGTCTGATTCCGGTTGGCGCAACCACTGTTCTCCTGCTGCTCGGACCATGCCAAGGGCAGCTCGTGGCCAGAACCCCAGGGCGGCAGTCGTGGCTTTTTGGTCATAGAGCTTCAGCAGCCGCACACTGATCAGTTCCGAGGCTTCATCGAAGAAATCGTTGAGTGCCCCAGCGGATTCGCCATCTGCCGAGCGTTGCGCGCCGGTGACGAAGTAGTAGAGGTTGGGGCTGTTGGTAGCCAGTTCAAGATAGGCCGTGACCATCGCGTGCAAGGAACTGAGTTCCTGGTCCTTGGCCAGCGCCGCGGCGATGACGCGGTCGCGGAAATCGTTGATGACTTTGGCGCTCAAAGCCTGGCGCAGCCCTTCTTTGTCTCCGAAGTACCGGTAATAGACGGGTTTGGATGTTTTCGCATGGCTGGCGATGTCTTCCATGGATACCTGAGGCCCCAGCTTGTGCACGGCCTTGCGTGCGAGCTTGAGCAGTTCCTCGTGGCGGGCGGTGCGATGCGCGTGCCAGCGCACGGCCCGGCCGTCAGTTTCACCATCTATTACTTCCGTGATCTTGTTCACGTTACTCACAGTATCATGTACTCTTGGTTACAGTAATAGGAGTCACAACAATCCATGCAGGAGTTTTTGAACATGACCCAGCAGTCCGTGCGCAATGCCGTGATTATCGGTGGCAATCGCATCCCCTTTGCTCGTTCCAACACCGCCTACGTCAACGCGTCGAACCAAGACATGTTCACCGCCGCACTTGAAGGTCTGGTCGCCCGCTTCGGATTGCAAGGCGAGCGCATGGGCGCTGTCAGCGGCGGCGCTGTGTTGAAGCATTCCAAGGATTTCAACCTCATTCGCGAATCAGTGCTCGGGTCCTCATTGGACCCGGCTACTCCCGCTTACGATGTGCAGATGGCCTGTGCCACCGGCATGGAAGCCATTGGCGCACTGGCCAATAAGATCAAGCTGGGTCAGTTGGAATCAGCCATTGGCGGCGGCGTTGATACAACTTCAGATGCGCCAATTGCTGTTTCAGAATCCCTGCGCGCAGTCCTGCTTGAACTTTCACGGGCACGCCGCACGAAGGATAAGCTGAAGGCGCTGGCTAAGATCCGCCCTGCGCACTTGGCCCCTTCGGCCCCTGGAACCGGCGAGCCGCGCACTGGATTGTCGATGGGGGACCATCAGGCCTTGACCACGAAGGCCTGGGCAATCACCCGGGAAGCGCAGGACGAACTGGCCCTGGCCAGCCACAAGAACCTTGCAGCGGCCTATGACCGTGGCTTCTTCAATGATCTTGTGACCCCTTTCAACGGCCTAGCCAAGGACAACAACCTGCGCGCCGATTCAACCCTTGAGAAGTTGGCCAAGCTGAAGCCAGCGTTCGGCAAGAACCTGGGCGAAGAGGCCACCATGACTGCCGGCAACTCGACCCCGCTGACCGATGGTGCCTCGGCGGTCCTTTTGGGCAGCGAAGATTATGCGCGCAGCCATGACCTTCCGATGCTCGCCAACTTTGTTGATTTCGAAGCCGCGGCGGTGGACTTTGTCCATGGCGCCGAAGGGCTGCTCATGGCACCGGCCTATGCCACGGCCCGGATGCTGCAACGGAATAACCTCACCTTGCAGGACTTCGATTTCTATGAGATCCATGAAGCCTTCGCTGGCACCGTGCTTTCAACGCTCAAGGCATGGGAAGACGAAGAATTCTGCCGTGGAAAGCTGGGACTCGACGCTCCGCTAGGAGCAATCGACCGGGCCAAGCTGAACGTCAACGGCTCCTCGCTGGCCGCCGGACACCCCTTCGCCGCCACCGGCGGACGCATCATCGCCAGCACGGCAAAGATGCTTCACGAGAAGGGCTCGGGCCGTGCGCTCATTTCCGTTTGCGCCGCAGGCGGACAGGGCGTTGTCGCAATCTTGGAGGCCCGTAGCTAATGGCTGATAAGTACATGGAGCTCGTGAACTCCGGAGCCACGAAAAAACTGGCTAAGCTCTTGGGCCTTCCTCGTCCGCCGCGCTTGCGGCGCTATGCGCCAGAAAGCCCATTGCTGCCAGGCCCATTGCTGGTGCTCGGAGCGTCGGCCCACGCACAAGAATTAAGCGACGTCCTGGTCTCTTGGGGGCTGGATGTTCGTCGTCACGACGCGGGAGGCGCGAAACTCGGCGGCATCCTCGTGCTGCTTGACGAGGTGGAGCATCCGCAGTCCCTGTCGCCCGTGATGCTCAGCGCCGGCCGTGCGCTTCGCCAGCTCTTGCCAGGCTCGCGGGTGGTTTCCATGTCGCGTCCGGCCACGGCTCAAGATGCTCCGGCCACCGCCGCCGTGCGACAGGGCATCGATGGGGCCATCCGTTCGCTCGGGCGCGAAATGCGCGGTGGCTCCACCGCAAATGGCATCGTGCTTGAAGAATCCACTACGCCAGTCAGTCCTAGTGCGTTGGCCGCGTTGCACTTCTTCTTCTCGGGGCGCAGCGCTTATATCGATGGCCAGTTCCTGACAGTGCGTACCGGGGACGGGACACTGCCGGCAGACTTCGCACTGCCACTGGCAGGGAAAGTCGCCGTGGTCACCGGAGCGGCGCGCGGAATCGGCGCGGCAATCGCCCGCACCCTGGCCCGTGATGGCGCCCAGGTTGTGGTTGTGGACATGCCGCAGGCCGGCGACTCGCTGGCCAAGGTCGCGAATACCATCGGCGCCACCACCCTTCAACTGGATGTCACCGCGCCAGATGCGGCGCAACAGATCATGGAACACGCGCTCGGGCGTCATGGTTCGCTGGACATCGTGGTTCATAACGCCGGCATCACCCGGGACAAATTGCTGGCCAATATGGACGCTGGGCGCTGGGACTCGGTGATCGCCGTGAACATCGCCTCGCAATTGCGCATGAATGAAGCGTTCTTGGCAGCAAAGCTGCCTAACTTGCGCATTGTCTCGCTGGCATCCACCTCGGGCATCGCAGGCAACCGGGGACAGACAAACTATGCCGCGTCCAAGGGCGGCGTCATCGGAATGGTGCGCTCCAGCGCCAAGCTGTTCGCGGAACAAGGCGGGTCCATTGCCGCGGTCGCACCAGGATTCATCGAAACCGAGATGACGGCCAAGATTCCATTGGGCACCCGTACGGTGGCACGCATGCTCCTTCCCTCGCTGATGCAGGGAGGCCTGCCGGAAGACGTGGCCGAAGCAATTAGCTTCCTCGGTTCAGATGCAGCGGCAGGCCTGAATGGGCAGGTGCTTCGAGTGTGTGGCCAGTCGCTGGTTGGTGCATAAGTGGGCGCCCTGATCGTTTCCGAAATCCCTTCAATGGCCTCGGTGTACGCCAAGGCGGCCAAAACGCTGGGACGCAAGCCTAAGAACCCGGTACTTCCACAGACTGTGTTGGTATTCCAAGGCGCGCAGGCGCAGCGGGGGAAGCTCAACGAGTTCCGAAAGGCCGTAGGGGCGCCGATGAACGCGGTGTTGCCTAGCCTTTATGTGCACTCCTTGGCCTTCCCGCTGGCCATGTCCTTGATGCTTCGCGATGATTTCCCGCTGCCGCTATTGGGCATGATCCATTTGGGCAACCATGTCGATGTGGCTCAGCCTCTTGGCGAGGACGAGGTCTTCGATATAGAGGTCCACAGCGAGAATCTGAATTCACACGCAAAAGGCGCCACCTGCGATCTGGTGATCCGGATTGTCGCCGACGGCCACGACCGCATGATCTTGCGCAGCACATTCCTGGCCAAGGGCGTGAAGTTCCCGGGCGAAGAGCCAGTCCGAAGTGAACGAAGAGTCTTCGACGCTCCGGTTCGCACCGCCCACTGGAAACTTGATGCAGGCACCGGTCGTCGATGGGCGAACGTTGCAGGGGACTACAACCCGATCCATTTGTCGGGCCTGAGTGCCAAGGCCCTTGGAATGCCTGCCGCGATTGCCCACGGCATTTACCTGGCAGCGCGTGCCTTGGCCGGTATCGAGCCCGCGCAGCACAGCTACTCGTGGACTGTCGAATTCAAGACGCCGGTGGTTTTGCCGGCTGCCGTTGACTTGGCCTTCGAGCCAACCGCGGATGGTTTCCTCGTTAACGCGTGGCATGCGCGCAAGGGCAAGCCGCACTTCGAATTGGTGCTCAATCGCACCGGTTAGTAGCGTAATGAGTTCTGGTCTTCAATCAGCGATGGTTGAAGGCCAGAACTTTCTAATCAGAGCTGGAGCTGCGACTGGGCCATCCGGTAGCTGGCGAGAGTGGCCACCGCAGCGCGCTCCCAGGTGAACAGCCCAGAATGCTCCAAGGCTCCATGGCCTGCGGCTGTCACCTCATCAGGATTTTGGGCCAGCTCGACAAGTCTGCGAGCCCACAGGGAAGCATCCGGTTCCGGCATCAGCCACCCGGATCGTCGGTCATTCACGGCGTAGGCAAGCCCTCCGACTGCATTTGCCATCACTGGTGTACCGCACGCCTGGGCCTCTGCGGCCACCAAGCCGAAAGTCTCGGACAAAGAAGGAACAGCGACTATGTCGGCGTTGGCAAAGACCAGCGCTAGTTTGGCCGGTTCCAAGGGATCGTAGAAGCGGACGACGTCGCTCAGATCCTGCCTCTTGGCGAGGGATTCCAAGTCGTAGTCGGCAGATCCCGACATCGCGCCGAATAACGAAGCGGTAATGCGCAACTCCGGATGGCTGCGCCGGGCGATCCCCATTGCTTCAAGCAGCAAGTGGGCTCCCTTGAGCGGCTGCAAGCGACCTGCATAGACCAGATGCAGATCATCCTCGCCCAGGGGCCTGCGCAATTTGTCCTGGTCCGGGTGGAAAATCCGGTGATTCACCCCTGGCAGCACGACATCTAATTTGCTGGATTCCACGTCGTAAAAGCGTGCCAATTGCTTGGCTTCAACGGGAGTATTGGCGATGATGCGTGCGCATTCAGCAAGCAGCAGCTTCTCGGCTTCTTTGCGATTTCCCGGCTCGGCAATACCCGATTCATGCTCCTTGGCAGCGGCCGAGGTATGCATCGAAACCAACAGGGGCGCGGACCATTGCTCAGCGAGCTGGAGTCCGACCATTCCCGACAGCCAATAATGAGCGTGAACGATATCGAACTTCAGTCCCTGCGAATGTGCGGAGACTTCTTGCACAGCAGGGGCGATGATCTCCGGGAGCTCTTCCTTCGACAGAGTTTGCTCAGCCGCTACCTGGACCTCGTGCATCCACACGCCTTCACCAACCTGAAGAGACCGTGATTCCGAAGCGGTCCGCGTGATCATGTGCACTTCGTGGCCTAAAGCCCCCAATGCGAAGGAGAGGTTCTGAATGTACACGTTCATGCCGCCGGCGTCGCCTGAGCCTGGTTGCTGCATCGGTGAAGTATGCAGGGAAAGCATGGCAATGCGCATGTGATTGGCTCCAGGAAAAGTCGGGGGAGACGGGATACTCGGCGTGGCTATCCAGAATTGATGCTATCAAGAAGCTAGCCCTAGCATCGTGGAATTTGCAGCCGTCCACCGCTCAACCATCGTTGCTCCGCCATGAGCGTCGTTTTCGCAAATCTGCAGCTCCGATCCCGGCCAAGCCCGATGCAGTTTCCACGCGGTGGCCACCGGGCTTGAAACATCATGTCGCCCATGGATGAAGATGGCCGGCAGGTGCTTCACGCGGTCGATCTGTTGCAGGATCGGCGGTTGGCAAAAGCCGTCGTTAGACCAGAAGTGCGTCGTGAGCCGGGTCATCGAATGCCGGAAATCCTGGTCACTCCATCGTGGATCGCGAGTCACTGACCCGCTGCCAAGGGAAATATGGGTATCTTCCCAGAGTGCCCACTCCAAGGATGCGGCATCTCGAAGAACAGAGTCTGAATTCGCCAGTAACCGCGCATAGGAATCGATCAGGCTTTTTGAGCCTGATTCGTATTCCGGATCGTAGTCGCGGGCAAATTTCTCAAGGCGTTCCCAGGCCTCGGGAAAAATTGAGCCGACGGTTTCGGTGATCCATTGGACTTCGTCCCTGCTGGTGGTAGTCACGGCGAAGAGCACTTGGCCGTGAACCCGTTCTGGGTGCGCTTGGGCATAAGCCAACGCCAGAGTTGAGCCCCATGACACCCCGTTCAGGATCCATTTGTCGATGCCGCGGGCGATGCGCAGGGCTTTAATGTCTTGGATCATTTTCTGCATTGTGAAGTGATCTGAGGGAACTGCGAGGTCGGCTGCTGTTGGTGTCGAGCGTCCGCAACCTCGTTGTTCAAACCCGATCAGCCTGGTTCGGGGCAGATCCCAGCGCTGGCGATACCCGGAGTTCCCCAGAGTCCCACCCGGTCCGCCGTGTAAATGCAAGGCTGGAATACCCTCGGGAGAGCCAAATTCTTCCCAATACAATCTGCTGCCGTCGCCCACTGGGAGAAAGCCGTGCTCGCGAGGATTATTGAAATGAACCGAGGAATCCATATCTGAACTTTATGCGAGGCACAGGCAATTGGCAGTGTTTTCGAGTGGCACATAAAAAGAAATTCCCGGTTGACCAAAGTCAACCGGGAATTTCACCTGTGCGCGAAAGGGGACTTGAACCCCTACCCTCTTATCGAGGACTAGCACCTCAAGCTAGCGCGTCTACCTATTCCGCCACCCGCGCAGGTTACTCGTTGTTCGCGTTGTTATCGCTGGCAACGAAGTAAAACTTTACCATCCCTTTCGAGTGAATTCCAATCGGGCGGCTCTGGGGCGGAGCGGCCCAAGATTCCCGGAAATTCGGGGGAAAATCGCGTTTGAGTAGTAATTTAACGAGTAAATTTCGTCATTCAGTGGCAAGGGTCACATGAATTATCTACGATTTGCCTAGTGAAGGGTTAGATTCGTGTGTTCAACATGCGGGATCCTTGGTAATCCTCTGAACCAGATCCTCTGCCCCGAGTACCTCGTTAAAGATTTCTCCCAAGGGTTCCAAACTCCGCCCTTGTGCCAAATCGGCAAGTTGGACCGGAGCGAAACCTAGCTGTCTAATCAAGGTCGCCACGACTGCAGCATCGCGGGGATTGTCTGACGCGATCGCCAGGGCACGCTGGGCTTCGGTCTTGGTCGCGCGATCCGCATCGAGATCCCAATGGCTGATGTGATTCAAGGCTTTAACCACGCGCGTCTGGCTGAAATGCTCAGCGATAGCTTCCGAACTGGAAAGGCCGCGGTCCAACGAGTCCTGGAACCAGGGAGGAAGGGGTTCGTCCTCCCAGCGATTTGTCGCGTCAATTAGCAGAACGTCTGCCAAGGAACCCGTATCGACGTCATCCAAGTCCTCTTGTGGAACCATGAGGGCCACGAGCTCGACATCTTCGGCGATATCACCAGCATTCACCGCGAGCGCGTGTGGCGCGTACTGCAT
This window contains:
- a CDS encoding VOC family protein, with the protein product MGRISRFDHIGITVANLDEVTRFFVALGLSVDGRADGLEGEFLETVCGIPDSRTNIVMLKAPDSDVGIELSSFEKPAHGPGQPEAMANELGLRSLAFEVDDLRAAVADLESQGYGLIGGIGEHEEVWAMAYVRGPEGLIVALAQRL
- a CDS encoding PLP-dependent aminotransferase family protein, yielding MINSSSENLVLILRDWITQAPAGTQLPSTRQLVAQHSLSPVTVQKALRTLIAQGLIESRPGIGTFVRAAPIARPYDYGWQTAALGIPRQKLPPVHASQRTLPNDFIALHSGYPDRELLPERLVKAAFSRVARSESVLQRTEPAGLPELQSWFAQELAEQTLPGLSPPSARDVIVLPGSQSGLGSVFRALVGEGQPMLIESPTYWGAILAAAQVGVSLIPIPAGPCGPDTHELDLAFERTGARAFYAHPNFANPTGVQWSPDVSERVLEIIKKRGAFLIEDDWAKDFGINADSSPLAAREDNGHVLYLRSLTKSVSPAVRVAGLIARGPARERVLADHQAQSMYVSGPLQAVALDVVSQPGWRTHLRSLRQQLESRRDLLIDALTRHVPEAHLQQIPQGGLNLWVQLPDGTDLRRLEKECEARRLAIAPGASWFPAEESGQYLRLNYSGPNPGAFDEAGRILGEALRTTSR
- a CDS encoding DMT family transporter, coding for MKHHSTATLTTCQPLLNTPAGLLWGSLGVLAFSFTVPMTRIAVANEGMDPIFVGAGRAVIAAILAAIALWTTKQERPNASQWLRLSVVAFGVVLGFPLLTSFAMASVPANHGAVVIAILPAATAVAAVIRTKERTKASFWYAAAIGALAAVVFAVISGGGLAGLQPADLLLLAAVVVCGIGYAEGGLLARELGAWQTISWALVLASPLMLVLSLTSLHHQAPASGPAGWGAFAFLGFISMFLGFVAWYRGLAIGPMSQVSQVQLVQPVLTILWAALLLGENIGWSTIAGGTVVICCALLAIRSRATTATTDASGTIAASAK
- a CDS encoding acyl-CoA dehydrogenase family protein, with translation MSENRINVTDLAEQLLGPYAEIRKASRARAARPELQRDPQLGMDEHRERVLGQLGLLVNEEAVQRAFPTKFGGYDDHGGSIASFEELVAADPSLQIKAGVQWGLFAGAILHLGTEEHHAKWLPDAMSLKTPGAFAMTEIGHGSDVASVATTATYDEETEEFIVHTPFKATWKEYLGNAALHGKAATVFAQLITKGVNHGVHCFYVPIRDEQGNFLPGIGGGDDGLKGGLNGIDNGRLHFTNVRVPRTNLLNRYGNVAADGSYSSPIPSPGRRFFTMLGTLVQGRVSLDGAATSASKIGLQIAVTYGNQRRQFNSTSDTEETTLLDYQRHQRRLITRLARTYASSFAHDGLLDKFDAVFSGRADSDADRQDLETLAAALKPLSTWDALDTLQECREACGGSGFIAKNRFTQLYQDLDVYVTFEGDNNVLLQLVGKRLLTDYAAEFRKLDTGAMALYAAKQVGNTALHRSGLRSVGQALVDISDERKSANFFKDSANQRALLTDRINAKVAEVANALRAAGKDPAKSAQAFNDNQELLISAARDHGQLLRWEAFTAALEKISDPVTAEVLTWLRDVFTLTLIEEDLGWFLANGHLSMQRARTLPGYINRLLARLRPHAQDLVDAFGYTQDHLRADISSGGEAERQDEAMEYFRKLRASDNAPISEKSLKKASA
- a CDS encoding dihydrodipicolinate synthase family protein, whose amino-acid sequence is MDESSFIAIVQRLCAAGVDSITALGSTGSYMYLSREERARVAELAVEHSTNIPVIIGVGAMRSSQMLMNIDDAKAAGAQGVLLAPVGYQKMSDSEVLDLYRAATDHSDLPVIVYDNPGTTHFTFSNDLYARIAALPGIASIKVPGVPDDPEKAKDHIAAIRDVLPAHVTIGVSGDAFGASGLIAGCDAWYTAVGGTLPQPMLAITRAAQSGDHPRALAASRDLQPLWSLFTDFGGSLRVSAAIAEHFGLAQFDCLPKPIRGLDDTQRRKLIKVLLDLGLDETVSG